Proteins encoded together in one Streptomyces sp. NBC_01216 window:
- a CDS encoding DUF4126 domain-containing protein — protein MSVLPLVFTSGWASGINAYAVVLLLGLFGVTGLSDEVPAPLERTDVLIAAAVLFLCEAVADKIPYVDSLWDSFHTVIRPIAGAVVGALIAGQSGSLPELAAGAVGGSTALLSHAVKAGTRMAVNTSPEPFSNIALSLAEDLAVAGIVTFAIFNPRAASAVVAVLLVLGLVILGFLAHRIRRFLRRRAQRREERRLASAEAGVVVPPG, from the coding sequence GTGTCCGTACTCCCCCTCGTCTTCACCAGCGGCTGGGCGAGCGGGATCAACGCCTACGCGGTGGTCCTGCTGCTCGGTCTCTTCGGCGTGACCGGCCTCAGCGACGAGGTGCCCGCCCCGCTGGAGCGCACCGACGTCCTGATCGCCGCCGCCGTGCTGTTCCTCTGTGAGGCGGTGGCGGACAAGATCCCGTACGTCGACTCCCTCTGGGACTCCTTCCACACCGTGATCCGGCCGATCGCCGGCGCCGTGGTCGGCGCCCTGATCGCCGGGCAGTCGGGATCGCTGCCGGAGCTGGCCGCGGGTGCGGTCGGCGGTTCCACCGCCCTGCTGAGCCACGCCGTCAAAGCCGGGACCCGGATGGCGGTCAACACCTCACCCGAGCCGTTCTCGAACATCGCCCTGAGCCTGGCCGAGGACCTCGCGGTCGCGGGCATCGTGACCTTCGCGATCTTCAACCCCCGGGCGGCGTCCGCCGTCGTGGCGGTCCTGCTGGTGCTCGGTCTGGTGATACTGGGCTTCCTCGCCCACCGCATCCGCCGTTTCCTGCGCCGCAGGGCCCAGCGGCGCGAGGAGCGGCGCCTGGCCTCGGCGGAGGCCGGGGTCGTGGTCCCGCCCGGCTGA
- a CDS encoding transglutaminase family protein, translating to MSGRGRLTVGAFAATLLASGALLPLVKPAVWIFAAALLLAVQSGVGALTRRVPLARPLTIAAQGVVTLLALTVLFAREEAFLGVLPGTAAFARFADLFQAGAADVGRYAIPAPDTEGIRLILVCGVVVIGLLVDTLAVTFRAAAPAGLPLLALYSVAAGLSGGDASPLWFLAAASGYLLLLLAEGRDRLSAWGRVFGGASRTGPPGSGASEGGQVLAPVRTGRRIGAVATGIALVVPLALPGFTGGLFDGAGTGPGAGGKGGTVSAVNPLVSIQDDLRQPEDREVLRYRTNSPDTGGMYLRLVALDEFDGTSWKSSVRPIQDVPELLPWPNGLAQDVRTREVTSNFVASPAYEQKWLPMPYPASRVTIGGRWRYEPVGRMLVGDADQTTKGAEYQVTSLDVRPTAEQLAAASPPSVDLREEYTRVPDSLPADVRTTAAAVTEGARNDYERAVKLQDWFAVDGGFRYDVEVESGTGVQAISRFLRQKEGFCVHFSFSMAAMARSLGIPARVAVGFMPGTTQSDGTMSVGIRDAHAWPELYFEGVGWTRFEPTPSRGSTPEYTRAQSPTGTPTGPAQPEPGASAQPSAAPSAAESCPPRLRRLGECGQEQATGAASSGGDGMPPLTVALICLGAAAVLLLPLTPLWWRTRVRARRLGSTGRAAEDVVARTLAAWREIEDTAWDHGIVPDESLTPRGRAARVVRRGGLEGEAADAVHRAAGALEEVLYAPGPRSAAVPAADVALVRAGFHTASGRRVRLRALLAPRSAARVLWSASDRWASLADAWSARRRALTARAMALVRRPSRGEG from the coding sequence ATGAGCGGGCGGGGCCGGCTGACGGTGGGGGCCTTCGCCGCGACGCTGCTCGCGTCGGGCGCGTTGCTGCCCCTGGTGAAGCCGGCGGTCTGGATCTTCGCCGCGGCACTGCTGCTCGCGGTACAGAGCGGGGTCGGCGCGCTGACCCGGCGGGTACCGCTGGCCCGGCCGCTGACGATCGCGGCCCAGGGCGTCGTGACACTGCTGGCACTGACGGTGCTCTTCGCCCGCGAGGAGGCGTTCCTCGGCGTGCTGCCCGGCACGGCGGCCTTCGCGCGGTTCGCCGACCTGTTCCAGGCGGGGGCCGCCGACGTGGGCCGCTACGCCATCCCCGCTCCGGACACCGAGGGCATCCGGCTCATCCTGGTGTGCGGTGTCGTGGTGATCGGGCTGCTGGTGGACACGCTCGCGGTGACCTTCCGGGCCGCGGCCCCGGCCGGTCTGCCCCTGCTCGCGCTGTACTCGGTGGCGGCGGGACTCTCCGGCGGCGACGCGAGCCCGCTGTGGTTCCTGGCCGCGGCCTCCGGCTATCTGCTGCTCCTGCTCGCGGAGGGCCGGGACCGGCTCTCCGCGTGGGGGCGGGTGTTCGGGGGCGCGTCGCGCACCGGACCGCCCGGGTCGGGCGCCTCCGAGGGCGGGCAGGTGCTCGCCCCGGTGCGGACCGGCCGGCGCATCGGCGCGGTCGCGACGGGGATCGCGCTGGTGGTTCCGCTCGCCCTGCCCGGGTTCACCGGCGGGCTGTTCGACGGCGCCGGCACCGGGCCGGGCGCCGGCGGCAAGGGTGGCACCGTCTCGGCCGTGAACCCGCTGGTGTCGATCCAGGACGACCTGCGGCAGCCCGAGGACCGCGAGGTGCTCCGCTACCGCACCAACTCCCCCGACACCGGGGGCATGTACCTGCGGCTCGTGGCGCTCGACGAGTTCGACGGCACCTCCTGGAAGTCCTCGGTCCGGCCGATCCAGGACGTGCCCGAGCTGCTGCCGTGGCCGAACGGGCTGGCGCAGGACGTCCGGACGCGGGAGGTGACGAGCAACTTCGTGGCGTCCCCCGCGTACGAGCAGAAGTGGCTGCCGATGCCCTATCCGGCGTCCCGGGTCACCATCGGCGGGCGCTGGCGCTACGAACCGGTCGGGCGGATGCTGGTCGGCGACGCCGACCAGACCACCAAGGGGGCGGAATACCAGGTGACCAGCCTGGACGTACGGCCCACGGCGGAGCAGCTGGCCGCCGCGTCGCCGCCCTCGGTGGATCTCCGCGAGGAGTACACCCGGGTCCCGGACTCGCTGCCCGCGGACGTGCGGACCACCGCCGCCGCGGTGACCGAGGGGGCGCGCAACGACTACGAGCGGGCGGTGAAGCTCCAGGACTGGTTCGCGGTCGACGGCGGTTTCCGCTACGACGTCGAGGTCGAGTCGGGCACGGGGGTCCAGGCGATCTCCCGCTTCCTGCGTCAGAAGGAGGGCTTCTGCGTCCACTTCTCGTTCTCGATGGCGGCGATGGCCCGCTCGCTGGGCATCCCGGCCCGGGTGGCGGTGGGCTTCATGCCGGGCACCACCCAGTCCGACGGCACGATGTCGGTGGGCATCCGGGACGCGCACGCCTGGCCCGAGCTGTATTTCGAGGGTGTCGGCTGGACCCGGTTCGAGCCGACACCGTCACGCGGCTCCACCCCGGAGTACACGCGGGCCCAGTCCCCGACCGGTACGCCCACCGGGCCGGCGCAGCCGGAGCCCGGCGCCTCGGCGCAGCCGTCCGCCGCGCCGAGCGCGGCGGAGAGCTGCCCGCCGCGGCTGCGGCGGCTCGGCGAGTGCGGTCAGGAGCAGGCGACGGGCGCCGCTTCCTCGGGCGGTGACGGGATGCCTCCGCTGACGGTCGCGCTGATCTGTCTGGGGGCGGCGGCGGTCCTGCTGCTGCCGCTGACACCCCTGTGGTGGCGCACCCGGGTGCGGGCGCGGCGGCTCGGCTCCACGGGGCGCGCCGCCGAGGACGTGGTGGCCCGGACACTCGCGGCCTGGCGGGAGATCGAGGACACGGCCTGGGACCACGGGATCGTGCCGGACGAGTCGCTGACGCCCCGCGGGCGCGCCGCGCGGGTCGTGCGGCGGGGCGGGCTGGAGGGCGAGGCGGCCGACGCGGTGCACCGGGCGGCGGGCGCGCTGGAGGAGGTCCTCTACGCTCCGGGGCCTCGGTCGGCCGCGGTCCCGGCGGCGGACGTGGCCCTGGTCAGGGCGGGCTTCCACACGGCCTCCGGCCGTCGCGTCCGGCTGCGCGCCCTGCTGGCCCCCCGTTCGGCCGCCAGGGTGCTGTGGTCGGCCTCGGACCGGTGGGCGTCGCTGGCGGACGCCTGGTCGGCCCGGCGGCGGGCGCTGACGGCGCGGGCCATGGCGCTGGTGCGCCGCCCGTCGCGCGGCGAGGGCTGA
- a CDS encoding DUF58 domain-containing protein — protein sequence MRPTATGPEAAPGEARGGLRAALGGLTTRGRSFLAAGVAAAICAYVLGQGDLLRVGLLLAVLPLICVGVLHRTRHRVAGSRRLSPQRVAVGSEARVHLWVENVSKLPTGLLMLQDHVPYMLGPRPRFVLDRVEAGGRREVSYRVRSDLRGRFPLGPLQLRLSDPFGMCELTRSFSGHDTLTVVPRTEPLPQVRPAGESAGHGDGAHRSPALAGDDDVIPRAYRHGDDLRRVHWRSTARYGELMVRREEQPQRARCTVLLDTRALAYQGAGPDSAFEWAVSGAASTLVHMLERGYSVRLLTDTGTTVPGEGAEGFAGSPQGSAEAAGLMMDTLAVVDHSDGAGLSRAHDVLRGGREGLLVAFLGDLDEEQAALAARIRRRSGAAVAFVLDSGTWLTGGAMSGAVEERLRQLREAGWTALAVPPGAPLAELWQEAGGVRTRHAAGDTRGGRS from the coding sequence GTGAGGCCGACCGCCACCGGGCCGGAGGCAGCTCCGGGCGAGGCACGGGGCGGCCTGCGGGCCGCGCTGGGCGGACTCACCACGCGTGGCCGGTCCTTCCTCGCCGCCGGTGTCGCCGCCGCGATCTGCGCCTACGTCCTCGGCCAGGGGGACCTGCTGCGCGTCGGACTGCTGCTCGCCGTGCTGCCGCTGATCTGCGTCGGTGTGCTCCACCGCACCCGCCACCGTGTCGCGGGCAGCCGTCGGCTCTCCCCGCAGCGTGTCGCGGTCGGCTCCGAGGCCCGGGTGCACCTGTGGGTGGAGAACGTCTCCAAGCTGCCCACCGGGTTGCTGATGCTCCAGGACCACGTGCCGTACATGCTCGGGCCGCGGCCTCGCTTCGTACTGGACCGGGTCGAGGCGGGCGGACGGCGCGAGGTGTCGTACCGGGTCCGTTCGGATCTGCGCGGCCGCTTCCCGCTGGGCCCGCTCCAGTTGCGGCTGAGCGACCCCTTCGGGATGTGCGAGCTGACCCGCTCGTTCAGCGGCCACGACACCCTGACCGTGGTGCCCCGGACCGAGCCGCTGCCCCAGGTGAGGCCGGCCGGCGAGTCCGCCGGCCACGGGGACGGCGCGCACCGTTCGCCGGCGCTGGCCGGCGACGACGACGTGATCCCGCGGGCATACCGCCACGGCGACGACCTGCGGCGGGTCCACTGGCGCTCCACCGCGCGCTACGGCGAGCTGATGGTGCGTCGTGAGGAGCAGCCGCAGCGGGCCCGCTGCACGGTGCTGCTCGACACCCGCGCGCTCGCCTACCAGGGCGCCGGGCCCGACTCGGCCTTCGAGTGGGCCGTCTCGGGTGCCGCCTCCACTCTGGTGCACATGCTGGAGCGGGGCTATTCCGTCCGGCTGCTCACCGACACCGGCACCACGGTGCCGGGCGAGGGCGCCGAGGGGTTCGCCGGCTCCCCGCAGGGCTCGGCCGAGGCCGCCGGTCTGATGATGGACACGCTGGCCGTCGTCGACCACTCCGACGGAGCCGGGCTCTCACGCGCCCACGACGTGCTGCGCGGCGGGAGGGAAGGTCTCCTGGTGGCGTTCCTGGGCGACCTCGACGAGGAACAGGCGGCGCTGGCCGCCCGGATCCGGCGGCGCAGCGGCGCGGCCGTCGCGTTCGTCCTGGACAGCGGCACCTGGCTGACCGGTGGCGCGATGTCCGGGGCGGTCGAGGAACGGCTGCGGCAGTTGCGGGAGGCGGGGTGGACGGCGCTGGCCGTGCCGCCCGGCGCGCCTCTCGCCGAGCTGTGGCAGGAGGCCGGCGGGGTGCGTACCCGGCACGCCGCGGGCGACACCCGAGGAGGACGGTCATGA
- a CDS encoding methyltransferase: MPDPSPVFGREASSRPSRASLRTAVVWDVLKEALDRRVKATGKDGLDVLDTGGGSGNFAVPVARLGHRVTVVDPSPNALFALERRAAEAGVADRVSGVQGDVRGLFDVVERQGYDVVLCHGVLEYVDDPAEGLRNAVAALRPAGALSLLAAGLGGAVLARALAGHFTEARQALSDPEGRWGAGDPVPRRFTAEQLAELAGEAGLEVGAVHGVRIFADLVPGALVDTEPGAAEALLRLEEAAAELPAFRAVATQLHLLGEKRG; this comes from the coding sequence GTGCCGGACCCTTCCCCTGTCTTCGGTCGAGAGGCGTCGTCGCGTCCGTCGCGCGCCTCCCTGCGTACCGCCGTCGTCTGGGACGTCCTCAAAGAGGCTCTCGACCGCCGGGTCAAGGCCACCGGGAAGGACGGCCTCGACGTCCTCGACACGGGCGGCGGTTCCGGGAATTTCGCGGTGCCGGTGGCCCGCCTGGGCCACCGCGTCACCGTCGTCGACCCCAGCCCCAACGCCCTGTTCGCGCTGGAGCGCAGGGCCGCCGAGGCCGGGGTCGCCGACCGCGTCAGCGGGGTCCAGGGCGACGTGCGCGGCCTGTTCGACGTCGTCGAACGCCAGGGGTACGACGTGGTCCTCTGCCACGGCGTCCTGGAATACGTCGACGACCCGGCCGAGGGCCTGCGCAACGCGGTCGCCGCGCTCCGGCCGGCCGGAGCGCTCAGCCTGCTCGCCGCGGGCCTGGGCGGTGCCGTCCTGGCCCGCGCGCTGGCCGGCCACTTCACCGAGGCCCGCCAGGCCCTCAGCGACCCCGAGGGCCGCTGGGGCGCCGGTGACCCGGTCCCCCGGCGCTTCACCGCGGAGCAGCTCGCCGAGCTGGCGGGGGAGGCCGGTCTGGAGGTCGGGGCGGTGCACGGCGTACGGATCTTCGCCGACCTGGTGCCCGGGGCCCTCGTCGACACCGAGCCGGGCGCCGCGGAGGCTCTGCTCAGGCTGGAGGAGGCAGCCGCCGAGCTGCCCGCCTTCCGCGCCGTCGCCACCCAGCTGCACCTCCTGGGCGAGAAGCGCGGCTGA
- a CDS encoding DUF3040 domain-containing protein — protein sequence MPLSEHEQRMLEQMERALYAEDPKFATALEGSGLRTYTRRRVYQAVVGFLVGIALLMAGMVAQQIWISVVGFLVMLGCAVLAVTGWRKAPKPGEQQVAGEAAGGRPSRQRRSMMHRIEERWQRRRDEQQGGH from the coding sequence GTGCCGCTCTCGGAGCACGAGCAGCGAATGCTCGAGCAGATGGAGCGAGCGCTGTACGCCGAAGATCCCAAGTTCGCGACAGCGCTCGAGGGAAGCGGACTGCGTACGTACACCCGGCGACGGGTCTACCAGGCAGTCGTCGGCTTCCTGGTGGGTATCGCGCTCCTCATGGCCGGAATGGTCGCCCAGCAGATCTGGATCAGCGTGGTGGGGTTCCTCGTCATGCTGGGCTGCGCGGTCCTGGCGGTCACCGGATGGCGCAAGGCTCCCAAGCCGGGCGAGCAGCAGGTGGCGGGTGAGGCGGCCGGCGGCCGTCCGTCCCGGCAGCGCCGCTCGATGATGCATCGCATCGAGGAACGGTGGCAGCGCCGCCGTGACGAGCAGCAGGGCGGCCACTGA
- a CDS encoding SAV_6107 family HEPN domain-containing protein, with protein MTSSSAAAPRRHSTGRTAPALVGPPSDIHPVPRRATAPPAALDLLAQARAGIEEAAALDVANESYATAHLAALRTAAAVLAARGRPETSPRRRARIRSAWEVLPEIAPELAEWSALFAAGAERRARAEAGIAGAAGRREADDLIRDAAMFLRLVERLLVLQPVLPRRPGTGDAVR; from the coding sequence ATGACCAGCTCCTCGGCAGCGGCGCCCCGGCGCCACAGCACCGGTCGCACCGCCCCCGCACTGGTCGGACCCCCATCCGACATCCATCCCGTTCCGCGCCGCGCCACGGCGCCGCCCGCCGCCCTCGACCTGCTCGCCCAGGCCCGCGCCGGGATCGAGGAGGCCGCCGCGCTCGACGTGGCCAACGAGAGCTACGCCACCGCCCACCTCGCCGCCCTCCGTACCGCCGCGGCCGTGCTCGCCGCCCGCGGCAGGCCGGAGACCAGCCCACGCAGGCGCGCCCGGATCAGGAGCGCCTGGGAGGTGCTTCCCGAGATAGCCCCCGAGCTGGCCGAGTGGAGCGCGCTCTTCGCGGCGGGCGCGGAGCGGCGGGCTCGGGCCGAGGCGGGCATCGCCGGCGCCGCCGGCCGGCGGGAGGCCGACGACCTGATACGGGACGCCGCCATGTTCCTGCGCCTGGTCGAACGCCTCCTCGTCCTGCAGCCCGTCCTGCCCCGCCGGCCGGGCACCGGTGACGCCGTGAGGTGA
- a CDS encoding ATP-binding cassette domain-containing protein, producing MKANPKEPHGAAVVAEGLGLKGPRGWVFREVGLRAAPGSLVAIEGPSGSGRTCLLLALTGRMKTHEGHAEIAGLHLPRGMAAVRRLSALGPVPGVSDLDPALTVDEHLRERALLQRRYDGSVRALLRPPAERTAEMRARIREALEAAGLDPATLPKAGRTSVRDLERLEALRLSVALALIGRPRLLALDDTDLKLSDADRVEAWALLRSVADSGTTVLAVCSDAPEGAVRVTTAPGGTAPEPDPETKPEAPDRRDTAAGRAPEAPKADAPGDTDTDTIEEGAADALAETGRA from the coding sequence GTGAAAGCGAACCCGAAGGAGCCGCACGGCGCCGCCGTCGTCGCGGAGGGCCTCGGACTGAAAGGGCCGCGCGGCTGGGTCTTCCGCGAGGTCGGCCTCCGGGCCGCGCCCGGCTCGCTCGTCGCGATCGAGGGCCCGTCGGGCTCGGGCCGGACCTGTCTGTTGCTCGCGCTGACCGGCCGGATGAAGACCCACGAGGGACACGCCGAGATCGCCGGACTGCACCTGCCCCGCGGGATGGCCGCCGTCCGACGCCTCAGCGCGCTCGGCCCGGTGCCGGGCGTCAGCGACCTCGACCCCGCCCTCACCGTCGACGAGCACCTGCGGGAGCGCGCGCTGCTCCAGCGCCGCTACGACGGCTCGGTGCGCGCCCTGCTGCGCCCTCCGGCCGAGCGGACCGCGGAGATGCGCGCCCGCATCAGGGAGGCCCTCGAAGCGGCCGGACTCGACCCGGCCACCCTGCCCAAGGCCGGCCGGACCTCCGTCCGGGACCTGGAGCGGCTGGAGGCGCTACGCCTGTCGGTCGCCCTCGCCCTGATCGGCAGGCCCCGCCTGCTGGCCCTCGACGACACCGACCTCAAGCTCTCCGACGCCGACCGGGTCGAGGCATGGGCTCTGCTGCGCTCCGTCGCCGACTCCGGCACGACCGTCCTGGCCGTGTGCAGCGACGCGCCCGAAGGCGCCGTGCGCGTCACCACCGCGCCGGGCGGAACCGCGCCGGAGCCGGACCCGGAGACGAAGCCGGAGGCCCCGGACCGGCGGGACACCGCCGCCGGACGGGCACCCGAGGCCCCGAAGGCCGACGCCCCCGGGGACACCGACACCGACACCATCGAGGAGGGGGCGGCCGATGCGCTCGCCGAGACTGGCCGCGCTTGA
- a CDS encoding TetR/AcrR family transcriptional regulator: protein MDSSSTRRRATRAKLYEAAVTLIAEQGFSATTVDEIAERAGVAKGTVYYNFKSKTELFEELLRHGVGLLTASLRDAAEETGRRGGSRVDALDAMIRAGLVFIDRYPAFTQLYVAELWRTNRAWNSTLLVVRQQAVAVVEGVLREGVEAGELSEEIDIPLTAAALVGMVLVAALDWQAFQSERSIDDVHRALSRLLHGRVSGR from the coding sequence ATGGACAGCAGCAGCACCAGACGCCGGGCCACCCGCGCGAAGCTCTACGAGGCCGCCGTCACCCTCATAGCCGAGCAGGGCTTCTCGGCGACCACGGTCGACGAGATCGCCGAACGCGCGGGGGTCGCCAAGGGCACGGTCTACTACAACTTCAAGAGCAAGACCGAGCTCTTCGAGGAGCTGCTGCGGCACGGCGTGGGCCTGCTCACCGCCTCGCTGCGGGACGCGGCCGAGGAGACCGGGCGGCGGGGCGGGAGCCGGGTCGACGCGCTGGACGCCATGATCCGGGCGGGCCTGGTCTTCATCGACCGCTACCCGGCCTTCACCCAGCTGTACGTCGCCGAGCTCTGGCGCACCAACCGCGCCTGGAACTCGACCCTCCTGGTGGTCCGCCAGCAGGCGGTCGCGGTGGTCGAGGGAGTGCTCCGGGAGGGCGTGGAGGCCGGCGAGCTGAGCGAGGAGATCGACATCCCGCTCACGGCGGCGGCGCTGGTCGGCATGGTGCTGGTGGCCGCCCTGGACTGGCAGGCATTCCAGAGCGAGCGGTCGATCGACGACGTGCACCGCGCGCTCTCCCGTCTGCTGCATGGCCGGGTGAGCGGCCGCTGA
- a CDS encoding AAA family ATPase encodes MTTYDDRASLADLTTTAERVRRSVEAVIEGKPEVVRLSLTVLLAEGHLLIEDVPGVGKTMLAKTLARSIDCSVRRIQFTPDLLPSDITGVSIFDQQRRDFEFKPGAVFAQIVIGDEINRASPKTQSALLESLEERQVTVDGQTYELPSPFMVVATQNPVEMEGTYPLPEAQRDRFMARVSIGYPSPEAELRMLDVHGALSPLDDLQPVAHAHDILKLIETVRGVHVADSVRRYAVEIVAATRSHPDLRLGASPRATLHLLRAAKASAALDGREYVLPDDLQALAVPVLAHRLLPTAQAQLNRLTAEQVVLDILQRAPVPASAPPAGPPAGPPAGARVLHGRQQPGARQL; translated from the coding sequence GTGACGACCTATGACGATCGAGCGAGCCTCGCGGATCTGACCACCACAGCGGAGCGTGTCCGCAGGTCGGTGGAGGCTGTGATCGAGGGCAAGCCTGAGGTCGTACGGCTTTCGCTGACCGTGCTGCTCGCCGAGGGACATCTTCTGATCGAGGATGTCCCCGGCGTGGGCAAGACCATGCTGGCCAAGACGCTCGCCCGGTCCATCGACTGTTCGGTGCGCCGCATCCAGTTCACACCGGACCTGCTGCCGTCGGACATCACGGGCGTGTCCATCTTCGACCAGCAGCGGCGGGACTTCGAGTTCAAGCCGGGGGCGGTCTTCGCACAGATCGTGATCGGCGACGAGATCAACCGTGCCTCGCCGAAGACCCAGTCCGCCCTCCTGGAGTCCCTGGAGGAACGGCAGGTCACCGTCGACGGGCAGACCTACGAGCTGCCCAGCCCGTTCATGGTGGTCGCCACCCAGAACCCGGTGGAGATGGAGGGCACCTATCCGCTGCCCGAGGCCCAGCGCGACCGTTTCATGGCCCGTGTCTCGATCGGCTATCCCAGCCCCGAGGCCGAGCTCAGGATGCTCGACGTACACGGCGCGCTCTCCCCGCTCGACGACCTCCAGCCGGTGGCGCACGCGCACGACATCCTCAAGCTGATCGAGACGGTGCGCGGTGTGCACGTCGCCGACTCCGTGCGCCGCTACGCCGTGGAGATCGTCGCCGCGACCCGCAGCCACCCCGACCTGCGCCTGGGGGCCTCGCCGCGCGCCACGCTCCATCTCCTGCGTGCCGCCAAGGCGTCCGCCGCGCTCGACGGGCGCGAGTACGTCCTGCCCGACGACCTCCAGGCGCTGGCCGTCCCGGTGCTCGCCCACCGGCTGCTGCCGACGGCGCAGGCCCAGCTCAACCGGCTCACGGCGGAACAGGTCGTCCTGGACATCCTGCAGCGCGCGCCCGTGCCGGCCTCGGCCCCGCCCGCGGGGCCGCCCGCGGGGCCGCCCGCGGGCGCCCGTGTGCTCCACGGCCGGCAGCAGCCCGGGGCCCGGCAGCTGTGA
- a CDS encoding YhgE/Pip domain-containing protein: MRSPRLAALELRRFGRGKLPAAALIAVLLLPLLYGALYLCSFWDPYSRLDRIPVALVNEDRGATAGGGRIDAGADITKGLRESAVFEWHEVSDAEAARGVENGTYYLSLTMPRDFSSRIASSSGDSPETGALKVRTNDANNYIVGQISRTVFSEVRTAASTKSSRTFLDRIFISFSDIHDATAAAAKGADQVKDGVDKAKKGSKSLADGLKDAKKGSGDLASGLRKLDKGAGDLETGARQVSAGTQALADRVNGTAGQVRPFLKDNGKSIGDTARLVSDSVQAVRHDLDDLVRRAPLARSAAHLADDHLEALHKKECVDNPLPDPRTCPVLKEAKVSADDVAKIADDLHELTKDQTGDLKRFDGRLATLQKQADALAEAAPHLDEDLEDAVKKVNALNSGAQKVAKGADDLHTGLTGARTGSTNLDTGVGRLKKGAGDLDGGLFKLADGSGELATGLNDGVDKIPDYDQRDRDRRTAVMADPVELASQSLHKAPNYGTGFAPYFIPLSLWVGAMVAYMVIQPLNRRALAAGASARRIALAGWFPVAAIGVLQVAALMSVLHWGLGLQMARAAGTVSFLVLVTCCFAAIIQWLNARFGAAGRILVLAVLMLQLTSAGGTYPVQTSPGFFGAIHPFLPMTHVVEALRRLITGGGLGPVWQACAVLTAFTVGALALTAVSARRKQVWTMDRLHPELSL, translated from the coding sequence ATGCGCTCGCCGAGACTGGCCGCGCTTGAGCTCAGGCGCTTCGGCAGGGGAAAACTGCCGGCCGCCGCGCTCATCGCGGTCCTGCTGCTGCCGCTGCTGTACGGCGCGCTCTACCTGTGCTCGTTCTGGGACCCCTACAGCAGGCTCGACCGGATACCCGTCGCGCTCGTCAACGAGGACCGGGGCGCGACCGCGGGCGGCGGGCGGATCGACGCCGGCGCGGACATCACCAAGGGCCTGCGCGAGAGCGCGGTCTTCGAATGGCACGAGGTCAGCGACGCCGAGGCCGCCCGAGGCGTGGAGAACGGCACGTACTACCTCTCGCTGACCATGCCCCGCGACTTCAGCTCGCGGATCGCCTCCAGCTCCGGCGACAGCCCGGAGACCGGAGCCCTCAAGGTGCGCACGAACGACGCGAACAACTACATCGTCGGGCAGATCTCCCGCACGGTGTTCTCCGAGGTGCGCACCGCGGCCTCCACCAAGTCCTCGCGCACGTTCCTGGACCGGATCTTCATCTCCTTCTCCGACATCCACGACGCGACCGCCGCGGCCGCCAAGGGTGCCGACCAGGTCAAGGACGGCGTGGACAAGGCCAAGAAGGGCTCCAAGAGCCTCGCGGACGGGCTGAAGGACGCCAAGAAGGGCAGCGGCGACCTGGCCTCGGGCCTCAGGAAGCTCGACAAGGGCGCAGGCGACCTGGAGACCGGCGCCCGGCAGGTCTCCGCCGGGACCCAGGCCCTCGCCGACCGGGTCAACGGCACGGCCGGCCAGGTCCGCCCGTTCCTGAAGGACAACGGCAAGTCGATCGGCGACACCGCCCGGCTGGTCTCCGACTCGGTCCAGGCGGTCCGCCACGACCTGGACGACCTGGTGCGGCGCGCCCCGCTCGCCCGCAGCGCCGCGCACCTGGCCGACGACCACCTGGAGGCACTCCACAAGAAGGAGTGCGTGGACAACCCGCTGCCCGACCCGCGGACCTGCCCGGTCCTGAAGGAGGCCAAGGTCAGCGCGGACGACGTGGCGAAGATCGCCGACGATCTGCACGAACTGACCAAGGACCAGACCGGCGACCTCAAGCGCTTCGACGGCCGGCTGGCCACCCTGCAGAAGCAGGCGGACGCGCTGGCCGAGGCCGCACCGCATCTGGACGAGGACCTCGAGGACGCCGTCAAGAAGGTCAACGCGCTGAACAGCGGCGCCCAGAAGGTCGCCAAGGGCGCCGACGACCTGCACACCGGACTCACCGGCGCCCGTACCGGCTCCACGAACCTGGACACCGGCGTCGGCAGGCTCAAGAAGGGCGCCGGAGACCTCGACGGCGGTCTGTTCAAACTGGCCGACGGCTCGGGCGAGCTCGCCACCGGGCTCAACGACGGTGTCGACAAGATCCCCGACTACGACCAGCGTGACCGGGACCGCCGCACGGCGGTCATGGCCGACCCCGTCGAACTGGCCTCGCAGTCCCTGCACAAGGCACCCAACTACGGCACCGGATTCGCCCCGTACTTCATCCCGCTCTCCCTCTGGGTCGGCGCGATGGTGGCGTACATGGTGATCCAGCCACTCAACCGGCGCGCCCTGGCCGCCGGCGCCTCCGCCCGGCGGATCGCGCTGGCCGGCTGGTTCCCGGTCGCGGCGATCGGGGTGCTGCAGGTCGCCGCGCTGATGTCGGTCCTGCACTGGGGCCTGGGCCTGCAGATGGCCAGGGCGGCCGGAACCGTCTCCTTCCTGGTCCTGGTGACCTGTTGCTTCGCGGCGATCATCCAGTGGCTCAACGCCCGCTTCGGCGCGGCGGGCCGCATCCTGGTGCTCGCGGTGCTGATGCTCCAGCTCACCTCGGCGGGCGGCACGTACCCGGTACAGACCAGCCCCGGCTTCTTCGGTGCGATCCATCCGTTCCTGCCGATGACCCATGTGGTCGAGGCGCTGCGGCGGCTGATCACCGGCGGCGGCCTGGGACCGGTCTGGCAGGCATGCGCGGTCCTGACCGCGTTCACGGTGGGCGCCCTGGCGCTGACGGCCGTCTCCGCCCGCCGCAAGCAGGTGTGGACCATGGACCGGCTCCACCCGGAACTGTCCCTGTGA